Proteins encoded by one window of Rhodobacteraceae bacterium IMCC1335:
- a CDS encoding glutathione S-transferase family protein, with the protein MGLLQEGKWVDQWYDTKKEGGHFVRKAAQFRNWITADGAAGPSGTGGFKAEAGRYHLYVSLACPWAHRTLIFRALKGLEAMISISIVHWYMAENGWTFEPGDGVIPDSVNGAKLMHQIYTAADAQYSGRVTVPVLWDKKTGTIVSNESSEIIRMFNSEFDGLGAQSGDYYPNALRPEIEALNERIYATLNNGVYRCGFATTQAAYEAAITPLFDTLDWLESVLAKNRYLTGADITEADWRLFTTLIRFDPVYVGHFKCNLRRIVDYPNLSNYLRDLYQQPGIAETVNMQHIKEHYYASHDSINPSRVVPKGPNIDFSRPHNRA; encoded by the coding sequence ATGGGATTGTTGCAAGAGGGAAAATGGGTCGACCAGTGGTATGATACCAAAAAAGAAGGTGGGCATTTTGTGCGCAAAGCGGCGCAATTCCGCAACTGGATCACCGCAGATGGCGCTGCCGGGCCAAGCGGCACCGGGGGCTTCAAGGCAGAAGCGGGACGCTATCACCTTTATGTGTCTTTGGCCTGCCCCTGGGCGCATCGAACCTTGATTTTTCGCGCGCTGAAGGGTCTGGAAGCTATGATCTCAATCTCTATTGTTCATTGGTATATGGCCGAAAACGGCTGGACATTTGAGCCCGGCGATGGCGTCATCCCAGACAGCGTGAATGGGGCCAAGCTCATGCATCAGATTTACACCGCAGCCGATGCGCAATATTCAGGCCGCGTGACGGTTCCGGTGCTATGGGACAAGAAAACTGGTACGATTGTCTCCAATGAATCTTCTGAAATCATTCGAATGTTCAATTCGGAATTTGACGGGTTGGGCGCGCAATCCGGCGATTATTATCCCAACGCCCTACGCCCAGAGATCGAGGCCCTGAATGAGCGTATATACGCCACACTGAACAATGGTGTGTATCGCTGCGGCTTTGCCACCACGCAAGCGGCTTATGAGGCCGCCATCACGCCTTTATTTGATACGCTTGACTGGCTAGAGAGCGTTTTAGCCAAAAACCGCTATCTTACTGGCGCAGACATCACCGAAGCGGATTGGCGGTTGTTCACCACATTGATCCGGTTTGATCCCGTTTATGTGGGCCATTTCAAATGCAATCTGCGCCGCATTGTTGATTACCCCAACCTCTCAAACTATCTACGTGATCTTTATCAGCAACCGGGCATTGCCGAAACCGTGAATATGCAACATATCAAAGAGCATTATTATGCCAGCCATGACAGCATCAATCCCTCACGCGTTGTCCCCAAAGGCCCCAATATTGATTTTTCTCGACCACATAATCGCGCTTAA
- a CDS encoding type II secretion system protein GspE: MIEAIDYEKIFALGIKLDETERPVKIYVPPELSKMIKHELSYIFQDDIAFVKDQSDINNSLVDEPSDSITIFSEADNFVANREFEKSVEVALTASDEHDTPIIKLYNNLIGLAISRGASDLHIDPSETKLSIRVRIDGVITTLAELDHRVAQMLIARIKLLGNLDITERRRPQDGRMTVRNRGTQIDVRIAALPVQDGERIVLRFFSSQIGQVDLNETSLLQCHKAEILRAVSKQSGLILVCGPTGSGKTTTIYSILNSLRRRGLNIMTIEDPIEIKLDHVVQSQVNEDVNFSFSEGLKSLLRNDPDVIVVGEIRDGETAQIAVRAAMTGHLVISTVHANSPLGAIKRLMNLGADKSLLADSLLGVFSQRLVRLYCKTCQSVSILNEAHSSSLPTHFDGCEQCYFTGFQGRQPVMSHLAVDEDIRHKIETGQTIPRVEDTMYHEAHALHLAGEIPFFEVLRVQNN, from the coding sequence ATGATAGAAGCGATCGATTATGAAAAGATCTTCGCCTTGGGCATAAAGCTAGATGAAACTGAACGGCCAGTAAAAATATATGTTCCACCTGAACTTTCAAAGATGATCAAGCATGAATTGAGCTACATTTTTCAAGATGATATTGCTTTTGTAAAAGATCAAAGTGATATTAATAATTCGCTTGTTGATGAGCCATCTGACAGCATCACCATTTTTTCAGAGGCAGATAATTTTGTTGCAAACCGAGAATTCGAAAAAAGCGTGGAAGTTGCTTTAACTGCCAGCGATGAGCATGACACGCCGATCATTAAGCTTTACAATAATCTTATTGGCCTAGCAATTTCGAGGGGAGCGTCTGACCTTCACATAGATCCCAGTGAAACAAAGCTAAGTATTCGCGTCCGTATCGACGGCGTCATAACTACGTTAGCAGAATTAGACCATCGTGTCGCACAAATGCTTATTGCTAGGATTAAACTGCTGGGAAATTTGGACATCACTGAAAGACGTCGACCACAAGATGGTCGTATGACTGTTCGAAACCGAGGTACTCAAATTGATGTCAGAATTGCAGCGCTTCCGGTTCAGGATGGTGAGCGCATCGTTTTGAGGTTTTTCTCCAGCCAAATTGGGCAAGTTGATTTGAATGAAACAAGCTTGTTACAATGCCATAAAGCTGAAATTTTGCGAGCGGTTTCAAAGCAATCTGGACTGATATTGGTTTGCGGTCCAACGGGTTCAGGAAAAACCACTACAATTTATAGCATTTTGAACTCGTTGCGTAGGCGAGGTTTAAATATAATGACCATCGAAGATCCAATCGAAATCAAACTTGATCACGTTGTTCAGAGCCAAGTGAATGAGGATGTTAACTTTTCATTTTCGGAAGGACTGAAGTCCCTTTTACGAAATGATCCAGACGTTATTGTGGTTGGCGAGATCCGAGATGGTGAAACCGCTCAGATCGCAGTCCGTGCAGCGATGACCGGGCACTTGGTCATTTCAACTGTCCATGCGAATTCACCTTTAGGGGCTATCAAACGCTTAATGAATTTAGGTGCTGATAAGTCATTGCTGGCAGACTCGCTTTTAGGAGTATTTTCCCAACGTTTGGTGCGTTTATATTGTAAAACATGTCAGTCTGTATCAATTTTAAATGAAGCCCATAGCAGCAGTTTGCCCACGCATTTTGATGGGTGTGAACAGTGTTACTTTACCGGTTTCCAAGGGCGCCAGCCCGTTATGTCGCACTTAGCAGTCGATGAGGATATTCGGCATAAGATTGAAACAGGTCAAACCATTCCACGCGTAGAGGACACAATGTATCACGAAGCGCATGCTTTACATCTAGCTGGCGAAATACCCTTTTTTGAAGTTCTCCGGGTACAAAATAACTAA
- a CDS encoding ATP-binding cassette domain-containing protein, with protein MSLLLVENLRASYGSSQALSGVDLSISEGEVTALMGRNGMGKSTTVKAICRMINSQGGLTLEGQNLHLLQSHQVARKGVGLVPEGRRCFTNLSVGENLIAASRPGHWTLSRVAELFPRLEERHDQSAASLSGGEQQMLAIGRALMTNPRLLILDEATEGLAPLIRQEIWAAISQLKHQTGLAILLIDKSLKELSAISDKAVILERGKTVWSGPMAHLTRDITESYLGV; from the coding sequence ATGAGCCTCTTATTGGTGGAAAACCTGCGCGCCTCTTATGGCAGCAGCCAAGCGCTTTCAGGGGTTGATCTCAGCATTTCTGAGGGCGAAGTCACCGCGCTTATGGGGCGCAATGGAATGGGAAAATCTACCACGGTTAAAGCCATTTGTCGGATGATCAATTCGCAGGGCGGTTTGACGCTAGAAGGTCAAAACCTGCATCTGCTTCAGAGCCATCAAGTGGCTCGTAAAGGCGTTGGGTTGGTTCCCGAGGGCCGCCGCTGCTTTACCAATCTAAGCGTGGGCGAGAACCTGATCGCCGCGTCCCGCCCCGGCCATTGGACATTGAGCCGCGTCGCAGAGCTCTTCCCCCGCCTAGAGGAACGCCACGACCAATCCGCCGCCTCTCTCTCGGGCGGCGAGCAACAGATGCTCGCGATCGGACGGGCCTTGATGACCAACCCTCGGCTTTTGATCTTAGATGAAGCCACTGAGGGTTTGGCCCCCTTAATCCGACAAGAAATCTGGGCGGCTATTTCGCAACTAAAGCATCAAACCGGCTTGGCTATTTTACTGATCGACAAATCGCTCAAAGAGCTGAGCGCTATCTCGGATAAAGCCGTGATCTTAGAGCGCGGCAAAACCGTGTGGTCCGGGCCAATGGCCCATCTGACGCGCGATATCACAGAAAGTTATTTGGGCGTCTAA
- a CDS encoding pirin family protein: MSIRPAISTSTATPTREGAGVHLHRAFGFNEPEAHDPFLLFDDFRNENPAAYAGGFPWHPHRGIETITYVLNGSVAHSDSLGNTGTLGAGDVQWMTAGSGIMHQEMPSGNSKGQMHGFQLWANLPGSLKMTKPRYQDVNAKEIPEIIDDDGSVVRIITGEFWGKQGPVDGIAADPLYLDISIPAGRKKVLKVDTYRNTFAYIFEGAGKFADASAPHGVLLEKEVMGEELNIRDLSGNRTLVRFGTGDEIVVKAGPEGMRFLLVAGSPIQEPVAWHGPIVMNTRAELQQAFSDLRNNQFIKPHDH; this comes from the coding sequence ATGTCAATTCGACCGGCCATCTCAACCAGCACCGCCACCCCAACCCGGGAAGGGGCAGGCGTGCATCTGCATCGCGCCTTTGGCTTTAATGAGCCAGAAGCGCATGATCCCTTTTTATTGTTTGATGATTTCCGCAACGAAAACCCCGCCGCCTATGCAGGCGGCTTTCCCTGGCACCCGCATCGGGGCATCGAAACCATCACCTATGTGTTGAATGGATCCGTTGCCCATAGCGATAGTTTGGGAAACACCGGCACTTTGGGCGCGGGCGATGTACAATGGATGACGGCCGGATCGGGGATCATGCATCAGGAAATGCCCAGTGGAAATTCCAAGGGGCAAATGCATGGGTTTCAGCTTTGGGCAAATTTGCCGGGCAGCTTAAAAATGACAAAGCCGCGCTATCAAGACGTAAACGCAAAAGAGATCCCCGAAATTATCGATGATGATGGCAGCGTGGTGCGGATCATCACAGGAGAGTTTTGGGGCAAACAAGGCCCGGTTGATGGGATCGCTGCCGACCCGCTGTATCTAGATATCAGCATCCCTGCGGGGCGCAAAAAGGTTCTAAAAGTCGATACGTACCGCAATACATTTGCCTATATATTTGAAGGCGCCGGGAAATTTGCCGATGCCTCGGCGCCCCATGGGGTGTTGCTGGAAAAAGAGGTGATGGGCGAAGAACTGAATATCCGCGATTTATCTGGCAATCGAACATTGGTGCGCTTTGGCACGGGCGATGAGATTGTTGTAAAAGCCGGCCCCGAAGGCATGCGCTTTTTACTGGTGGCCGGATCGCCCATTCAAGAACCCGTGGCGTGGCATGGGCCGATTGTGATGAATACGCGCGCAGAATTGCAGCAAGCTTTTAGCGATTTGCGCAATAACCAATTTATCAAACCACACGACCATTAA
- a CDS encoding ATP-binding cassette domain-containing protein: MAQPVLATHKLQKSFGALIATDRVSVTLLPGEIHAVIGPNGAGKSTLIKQICGSLQPDSGSVDLLGKDISQLGTAARARLGLARSFQISELAMEDTVLQNVVLGGIGAMRSAWRFWRPALQTQALIERAELALARVNLLEQKDTICAKLSHGQRRQLEIAVALTLAPKAFIMDEPMAGLGGEGSKTMTKFLDGLRSEAPILLVEHDMDAVFALADRISVLVYGKIIATGSAREIRADRAVREAYLGEAE, encoded by the coding sequence ATGGCCCAGCCGGTTCTTGCCACGCATAAGCTACAGAAAAGCTTTGGCGCCTTGATCGCCACCGATCGCGTATCGGTGACGCTGCTGCCAGGGGAAATTCACGCGGTGATTGGCCCGAACGGGGCAGGAAAATCAACCTTGATCAAACAAATATGCGGCAGCCTACAGCCTGATAGCGGCTCGGTGGATTTGCTGGGCAAAGATATTTCTCAGCTTGGGACTGCGGCGCGCGCGCGCCTAGGCTTGGCCCGCAGTTTTCAAATTTCAGAACTTGCTATGGAAGACACGGTTCTTCAAAATGTTGTGCTTGGGGGGATCGGAGCCATGCGTTCAGCCTGGCGGTTCTGGCGACCTGCTTTGCAAACACAGGCGCTGATTGAGCGCGCAGAATTGGCTTTGGCGCGCGTGAACCTTTTGGAACAAAAGGATACGATCTGCGCAAAATTAAGCCATGGGCAACGCCGCCAATTGGAAATAGCTGTGGCCTTAACCCTGGCACCAAAAGCCTTCATCATGGATGAGCCGATGGCAGGGCTTGGCGGCGAAGGCTCTAAAACAATGACCAAATTTCTGGATGGATTGCGCAGCGAGGCGCCGATCTTGCTGGTCGAGCATGATATGGACGCCGTTTTTGCGCTGGCCGACCGGATCAGTGTGCTGGTCTATGGAAAAATCATCGCCACCGGAAGCGCCCGCGAGATCCGCGCCGATCGCGCGGTGCGCGAAGCCTATCTAGGAGAGGCAGAATGA
- a CDS encoding prepilin-type N-terminal cleavage/methylation domain-containing protein: protein MNKKRLAAFTLIEILVALTIIGVLLSFVAPMVLKRPDQARQLKLNNDFMAIETALSLYQLDNSQLPSSDMDISVLFSDTATSGGYLSKQPVDPWGTPYRFAFENGVIKVHSAGKNKSFDDENGSDDVFSKGLQ, encoded by the coding sequence ATGAACAAAAAAAGATTGGCGGCTTTCACGCTTATTGAAATTCTGGTCGCGCTCACTATTATTGGAGTTTTGTTGTCGTTTGTGGCGCCTATGGTATTGAAGAGACCTGATCAGGCACGTCAACTCAAACTTAATAACGATTTTATGGCGATCGAAACGGCTTTAAGTCTTTATCAACTTGATAATAGTCAGCTTCCTTCGTCGGATATGGATATAAGTGTTTTATTTTCTGATACTGCGACGTCTGGTGGATATCTAAGCAAACAACCCGTTGATCCGTGGGGAACACCCTATAGGTTTGCCTTTGAAAATGGAGTAATAAAAGTACACTCAGCGGGTAAAAATAAGTCTTTTGACGATGAAAACGGATCTGATGATGTTTTTAGCAAAGGCTTGCAATAA
- a CDS encoding branched-chain amino acid ABC transporter permease — MRLREPYLNAAVLLGLIALPLAALLADAPFTITLATRAVILALAAVGLNIALGIGGLVSFGHAVFFGIGGYVMGILASHAQTYTPLDLGFVSIEGSKSMPVIWLSAMLISGIIAFFIGLLSLRTSGVYFIMITLAFGQLFYYFSISWPQYGGEDGLSIYMRNDFPGLNTLKPLQFFCLCFGLLCSVLFIKSKLQSAPFGLALNAARQTPLRAQAVGIEPLKLRLLAFVISGAITGLAGALFADLNRFVSPTMFSWQLSGELIVLIIIGGVGRLMGPVIGACMFVALEHFLGGLTEFWHVYLGLILLCIVLFARGGLIGLLTGKDGAKV; from the coding sequence ATGAGGCTCCGTGAGCCATATCTGAACGCCGCGGTTCTTCTGGGGCTGATTGCGCTGCCGCTTGCCGCGCTTCTAGCAGATGCGCCATTTACGATCACATTGGCCACCCGCGCAGTGATCCTTGCGCTGGCCGCGGTCGGCTTGAATATTGCGTTGGGAATCGGCGGGCTGGTGAGCTTTGGACATGCGGTGTTCTTTGGTATTGGCGGTTATGTGATGGGCATTTTAGCCAGTCATGCGCAAACCTATACCCCGTTAGATTTGGGTTTCGTCTCGATAGAGGGCAGCAAATCTATGCCCGTGATTTGGCTTTCTGCCATGCTGATTTCAGGCATTATCGCGTTTTTTATTGGCCTGCTTTCGCTGCGGACCTCAGGCGTCTATTTCATTATGATCACCCTCGCCTTCGGGCAATTATTCTACTATTTCAGTATTTCTTGGCCCCAATATGGCGGAGAAGACGGATTATCGATCTATATGCGCAACGATTTTCCAGGGTTGAATACGTTAAAGCCCCTGCAATTCTTCTGCCTATGTTTTGGCTTATTATGCAGCGTGCTGTTTATAAAATCCAAGCTGCAATCTGCGCCTTTTGGGCTGGCGCTGAATGCCGCGCGGCAAACGCCGTTGCGCGCGCAAGCCGTTGGAATTGAGCCGCTGAAACTGCGGTTGCTGGCCTTTGTGATCTCGGGTGCGATCACCGGGCTTGCTGGTGCTTTATTTGCAGATCTTAACCGGTTTGTATCGCCCACAATGTTCAGCTGGCAGCTTTCAGGAGAGTTGATCGTGCTGATCATAATCGGCGGTGTTGGACGCTTGATGGGCCCTGTAATCGGGGCCTGCATGTTCGTAGCTTTGGAACATTTCTTGGGCGGGTTGACCGAGTTTTGGCACGTCTATCTGGGCCTGATCCTGCTCTGCATCGTTTTATTCGCGCGCGGCGGGCTGATTGGATTATTAACCGGCAAAGACGGAGCCAAAGTGTGA
- a CDS encoding biotin/lipoyl-binding protein gives MKSSPINLKSPTLHLTIWFTITVFVTLIALSCVFKVEVVARGQGRVVPISRVQVVQPEFDGKVTAIHVRNGDEVIKGDVLVELDTTYKDCSPFGTDGR, from the coding sequence ATGAAAAGTTCACCCATTAACCTTAAATCACCAACGCTGCACCTAACAATTTGGTTTACAATTACAGTTTTTGTCACATTGATAGCTTTGTCGTGCGTGTTCAAGGTTGAGGTAGTAGCAAGAGGTCAAGGGCGAGTTGTTCCAATTAGTCGTGTTCAGGTAGTCCAACCCGAATTTGATGGTAAAGTGACAGCCATCCATGTACGAAATGGCGACGAAGTAATCAAAGGCGATGTTTTAGTCGAGCTTGATACAACGTATAAAGACTGCTCTCCTTTTGGCACCGATGGACGGTAG
- a CDS encoding branched-chain amino acid ABC transporter permease, which yields MSAILIIEQILNGLQFGVMLFLMAAGLTLIFGVMGLINLAHGSLYMVGAFAAASMAGLTGSFFIGLLAALIAAALAGAIIEIVVIRRLYKAAHLDQVLATFALILIFSEGTRWLFGSFPLFLEIPALLSGPIALPGGIQYPLYRLSLIAIGLAVALGLWALIEKTRIGIQIRAGENDREMIAALGVDISKLYTLVFALGAALAGTAGALVGAIQSVQVGMGEPVLILAFVVIVIGGIGSIRGAFIGALLVGLTDTLGGVFLPELLKRFMETGSAQKTGSAFASMGIYILMGGVLIWKPTGLFGARA from the coding sequence ATGTCCGCAATCCTTATCATCGAGCAAATTCTGAACGGCCTGCAATTTGGCGTTATGCTGTTTTTAATGGCGGCCGGTCTTACCTTGATTTTTGGCGTTATGGGATTGATCAACCTGGCGCATGGATCGCTTTACATGGTGGGGGCCTTTGCCGCTGCCAGCATGGCCGGCCTGACCGGCTCTTTCTTTATCGGCTTGCTCGCGGCGCTTATTGCTGCCGCGCTGGCCGGTGCAATTATCGAAATTGTGGTGATCAGACGGCTGTATAAAGCCGCGCATTTGGATCAGGTCCTGGCCACTTTTGCCCTGATCCTGATCTTCTCGGAAGGCACGCGCTGGCTGTTTGGATCCTTTCCCCTTTTTTTAGAGATACCCGCGCTTTTATCAGGGCCAATTGCCCTGCCCGGTGGCATACAATATCCGCTCTATCGCCTCAGCTTGATCGCGATTGGCCTGGCGGTGGCACTGGGGCTATGGGCCCTCATTGAAAAGACCCGGATCGGCATCCAAATCCGCGCCGGTGAAAATGACCGCGAAATGATCGCCGCGCTCGGAGTGGATATTTCAAAACTCTACACGCTGGTATTCGCGCTTGGCGCGGCCTTGGCTGGCACCGCCGGAGCTTTGGTTGGTGCCATCCAATCGGTGCAGGTTGGGATGGGAGAACCGGTGCTTATTTTAGCGTTTGTGGTGATCGTGATCGGCGGTATCGGTTCGATCCGAGGGGCATTTATCGGTGCGCTTTTGGTTGGCCTCACCGACACGCTTGGCGGGGTTTTTCTGCCCGAGCTGTTGAAGCGGTTCATGGAAACGGGCAGCGCGCAGAAAACCGGATCGGCTTTTGCCTCTATGGGTATCTATATTTTGATGGGCGGCGTACTGATTTGGAAGCCCACCGGATTATTTGGTGCCCGCGCATGA
- a CDS encoding HlyD family efflux transporter periplasmic adaptor subunit, translating to MAPMDGRIDQLKVFTVGAIAISGEEFLRVVPKDQEFEIEAQFSNNNIGFISIGQVVNIDLDAYPSERFGYLKGTVTDVAADSSEIGDGNWAYIVRVKPHSRYLKSVNYLHKARPGMTGRIDIITDKRRLISYFFAPIIEVLQKSIGEA from the coding sequence TTGGCACCGATGGACGGTAGGATTGACCAATTGAAAGTATTTACAGTTGGTGCGATTGCAATCTCTGGTGAAGAGTTTTTACGCGTTGTACCAAAAGATCAAGAGTTTGAGATCGAAGCCCAGTTTTCAAATAATAATATAGGCTTTATTAGTATTGGTCAGGTGGTTAATATTGATTTAGATGCGTATCCATCAGAAAGGTTTGGGTATTTAAAAGGCACTGTTACTGATGTGGCTGCCGACTCTTCCGAAATCGGTGATGGTAATTGGGCCTATATTGTACGTGTAAAACCACATTCCAGATACCTTAAGAGTGTGAATTATCTGCACAAAGCTCGGCCAGGTATGACGGGCCGTATAGACATAATTACCGACAAAAGGCGACTGATTAGTTATTTTTTCGCTCCTATTATTGAAGTGCTACAAAAATCAATTGGGGAAGCGTAG
- a CDS encoding prepilin-type N-terminal cleavage/methylation domain-containing protein, translated as MKTDLMMFLAKACNKKLRHVDAFSLIEVLVVLAIIGILLTMTNSPKLISLFPTKMDTLEQDIQDKIMSELMKQSLAPKEKVKSFTLSPPCNNTTIRIGAGGLVEALLFECKSLQFRVNEAGGVLRYEAE; from the coding sequence ATGAAAACGGATCTGATGATGTTTTTAGCAAAGGCTTGCAATAAAAAGCTTCGCCATGTTGATGCGTTTAGTTTGATTGAAGTGCTTGTAGTTTTGGCCATTATTGGAATTTTGCTCACAATGACAAACTCTCCAAAGTTGATAAGCTTATTTCCAACCAAAATGGATACCTTAGAACAAGATATCCAAGATAAAATTATGAGCGAACTTATGAAGCAATCGCTGGCGCCAAAAGAAAAAGTAAAAAGTTTTACTCTGAGTCCACCCTGTAATAATACTACAATACGGATTGGCGCTGGCGGTTTGGTGGAAGCTTTACTATTCGAATGCAAATCTCTGCAATTTAGAGTCAATGAGGCAGGGGGAGTACTTCGCTATGAAGCAGAATAG